Proteins from a genomic interval of Pseudodesulfovibrio nedwellii:
- a CDS encoding MerR family transcriptional regulator, translated as MYTVGRLAKKHGLSRSTLLYYDRIGLLRPNGHTKGEYRQYSDEDDIHLTRICEYRRAGISLKAIGDMLDDQAETGVATTLENRLSELNREMDTLREQQRFITNLLGRADLLNEQQVMDKATWVSLLSSAGFSEKDMRRWHVQFEKSAPDKHADFLRRLHIPEGEISAIRAMAAAPHAIFNINKESGKFMEIFFKIYEGLDREGPGSFAMTQRAYDMCTDLPEKPEILELGCGSGGATIPLAQISNGIVTATEIYHPFLEKMVENAKKAGVEDRIIAAVMDMGEIQAEPESFDLIWCEGAAYILGVDKALEQWKHYLKPGGCLCISDAVWLSDDIRDNTPEEVKNFWAEGYPAMRTAEENNRAGEAAGYTTLGNFTIDTACWDAFYNDVERRMNEIESTYGTDPNGRAIIGMTRKEIAQYRDYPGTYGYEFHVFKK; from the coding sequence ATGTACACTGTTGGAAGGCTCGCCAAAAAGCACGGCCTATCTCGCTCAACACTGCTCTACTACGATCGCATCGGCCTACTCCGACCAAACGGTCACACCAAAGGTGAATATCGACAGTATTCGGATGAAGACGATATCCACCTGACAAGGATATGTGAATACCGTAGAGCCGGGATCAGCCTCAAAGCCATTGGTGACATGCTCGACGATCAAGCGGAAACCGGCGTGGCCACGACTCTGGAAAATCGGCTCTCAGAACTGAACCGGGAAATGGACACCTTGCGAGAACAGCAACGATTCATCACCAACCTGCTTGGCCGAGCCGACTTGTTGAACGAACAGCAAGTCATGGACAAGGCCACATGGGTTTCCCTGCTCAGTTCCGCCGGATTCAGCGAAAAAGATATGCGACGCTGGCATGTCCAATTTGAAAAGAGCGCACCTGACAAACATGCGGATTTCCTGCGCCGCCTGCATATACCTGAAGGAGAAATCTCAGCCATCCGGGCAATGGCCGCAGCACCGCATGCAATATTCAACATCAACAAGGAATCAGGAAAATTCATGGAAATATTCTTTAAGATATACGAAGGACTCGACCGCGAAGGTCCCGGCAGTTTTGCTATGACACAACGCGCTTACGATATGTGCACTGACCTGCCGGAAAAACCGGAGATTCTCGAATTGGGTTGCGGATCAGGTGGGGCAACGATCCCACTGGCGCAGATATCCAACGGCATTGTCACGGCCACAGAAATCTATCACCCCTTCCTCGAAAAGATGGTCGAAAACGCTAAGAAAGCCGGAGTGGAAGACCGCATTATCGCCGCAGTCATGGACATGGGCGAAATACAGGCTGAACCTGAATCCTTTGACCTCATCTGGTGCGAAGGCGCGGCATATATTCTGGGCGTGGACAAGGCGCTTGAACAGTGGAAACACTACCTTAAACCGGGGGGCTGCCTTTGCATCTCCGACGCGGTCTGGCTCTCGGACGACATCCGTGACAACACGCCTGAAGAAGTCAAGAACTTCTGGGCCGAAGGCTACCCTGCCATGCGTACTGCCGAAGAAAATAACCGCGCTGGCGAAGCCGCGGGCTATACCACGCTCGGCAATTTCACCATCGACACCGCCTGTTGGGATGCTTTCTACAATGACGTTGAACGGCGAATGAACGAAATTGAATCGACCTATGGAACAGACCCGAATGGACGAGCCATCATCGGCATGACCCGCAAGGAAATCGCGCAGTATCGGGATTACCCCGGCACATACGGTTACGAGTTCCACGTATTCAAGAAATAA